A portion of the Archocentrus centrarchus isolate MPI-CPG fArcCen1 chromosome 19, fArcCen1, whole genome shotgun sequence genome contains these proteins:
- the LOC115798097 gene encoding potassium channel subfamily K member 1-like, whose amino-acid sequence MVRGCTGGACLRFIEGRKSAVYFGLLIVAYVVYLLVGAGIFSVIEQPYEDALRQELRAARRDFLSNNTCVSDARLEELLARTLEANNYGVSILGNDTRRNWDFVSSLFFTSTVLTTTGYGHTVPLSDGGKAFCIFYSLFGIPVTLFFLSAVVQRIMVVVTRRPLSYFHRRWAMSKSNLAAIHATCLALIIILLLVIIPAWIFVTLEKDWNFLESLYFCFISLTTIGLGDYVPGETQSKEVKPHPQFYRLAITVYLLLGLVCVLVVMETCWELPHMRRLRQRFYEENYRELDSETTNIIDHDQMSDQLSIANDVIDRSPSIPSVLEQAASIRQNGNSSPYTPAPGSAANGKLR is encoded by the exons ATGGTACGCGGGTGCACAGGAGGCGCGTGCCTCCGGTTTATAGAGGGGCGCAAGTCGGCGGTATATTTCGGCCTACTCATTGTTGCTTACGTCGTTTATCTCCTCGTCGGCGCCGGGATCTTCTCCGTCATCGAGCAGCCGTACGAAGACGCGCTCCGGCAGGAGCTCAGAGCGGCCCGACGGGACTTCCTGAGCAACAACACCTGCGTGTCCGACGCGCGCCTGGAGGAGCTCCTTGCCCGCACGCTCGAGGCCAACAACTATGGAGTGTCCATCCTGGGTAACGACACCCGGcgtaactgggactttgtgtcCTCCCTGTTCTTCACCAGCACCGTGCTGACCACAACAG GTTATGGCCACACCGTTCCTCTCTCTGATGGAGGGAAGGCCTTCTGTATCTTCTATTCCCTCTTTGGCATCCCTGTtaccctcttcttcctctctgctgtGGTTCAAAGGATCATGGTCGTGGTCACCCGTCGTCCACTGTCCTACTTCCACCGACGATGGGCGATGTCTAAGTCAAACCTGGCAGCCATTCATGCCACCTGCCTTGCCCTCATCATCATACTCCTGCTTGTCATTATTCCTGCATGGATCTTTGTTACTCTCGAGAAAGACTGGAACTTTCTAGAGTCTCTGtatttctgcttcatctctctGACAACCATTGGGCTTGGGGATTATGTACCCGGAGAAACTCAGAGTAAAGAGGTAAAGCCACACCCACAGTTCTACAGGCTGGCCATTACCG TCTACTTGCTGCTGGGCTTGGTGTGTGTCCTGGTGGTGATGGAAACATGTTGGGAGCTTCCCCATATGAGACGCTTGAGACAGAGGTTTTATGAAGAAAACTATCGGGAGCTGGACTCAGAGACAACCAACATCATCGACCATGATCAAATGAGCGACCAACTATCCATTGCCAATGATGTGATAGATCGCTCACCATCCATCCCTTCTGTACTAGAACAGGCTGCATCCATACGGCAGAACGGCAATTCCTCGCCTTACACCCCAGCACCAGGATCTGCTGCTAATGGAAAACTGAGATAA